The following are from one region of the Laspinema palackyanum D2c genome:
- a CDS encoding glycosyltransferase encodes MKNLLTHILSPDHSQVHFQPQLQPNFNASAQKVAILATSEFEGFYKNGGIGTYYHALSQHLAADGWSIILLLCQNDTEFGGKSQVPNLQHIFSTGEVDKVLNLQPIHRAILAQSQKQTIAQWFDYESLCCLFFTQAILASFPEAVVYVEFPAIWGFGYRTIQAKKSGVLPNRCLIGVTDHGGFEWLRETNHRYAVDHPHWFWQAYHYEQYSYENADVTYFPSHFLKSKVESYGWKTSQAVHLPYFIPIVNLAAQKYDVRTIRESLGDVGALIESPLQDPQKIPLVFFGRLEERKGLCTFVEALQSLSPNISEKLEIIFLGKIVQLESTQLKGLDSQQYIDGALKGKISYQILPNLSSLEAIELVSQLPMPIVCLCSLQENFPNTALEMGQLTVRLVVSDTGGFQETLNLISRTDGVRWFEPENVTSLATSIGEVISAPPEMPVIPERAFLETVNQKLLNQRLEYMTEAFIKSAPKEPKSPRVTIGVTCFSDDGKVLDCLESLAGQSYQNIEVIVLYKNSAGKPIPEAIARAKVQFSSYQFIESNVNQTLGAAYNRLVELATGKYFLQFASDCIALPLMVEKFVTAACESDSVAVVCPDMKLDHNFEVSNLNDGSLLKLLEFNYNRDLCALFAVELLREFRYSEVRDLLGLNWHILGAAIATGKEIAYYPYPLYLSDSPGALSINPEKFPKERYYLRQYLSQIEACRWNQRQLHLLLTCVEQLWQSETQKQGKIWQIQQEKNRYQALASQSQAWMQTALQTQDELDRIQSQLQEAQAEIERVKAQLEQVQQQTPVR; translated from the coding sequence ATGAAAAATTTACTTACCCATATCTTGTCCCCTGACCATTCTCAAGTCCATTTTCAACCTCAATTGCAACCAAATTTCAATGCTTCTGCCCAAAAGGTAGCCATTTTAGCCACTAGCGAATTTGAAGGATTTTATAAAAATGGTGGCATCGGCACTTATTATCACGCATTAAGCCAACATTTAGCCGCCGATGGTTGGTCTATTATCCTCTTACTGTGCCAGAATGACACCGAGTTTGGGGGAAAATCTCAAGTCCCCAATCTTCAGCATATTTTTTCTACGGGAGAAGTGGATAAGGTATTAAATCTTCAGCCGATTCACCGCGCTATTTTAGCCCAAAGTCAGAAACAGACGATCGCCCAATGGTTTGACTATGAAAGTTTGTGCTGTTTGTTCTTTACTCAGGCAATTTTAGCCAGTTTCCCAGAGGCAGTGGTTTATGTGGAATTTCCCGCAATTTGGGGATTCGGGTATCGCACCATTCAGGCAAAAAAATCCGGGGTGTTGCCTAATCGTTGTCTGATTGGAGTCACAGATCATGGTGGGTTTGAATGGTTGCGAGAAACCAATCATCGATATGCAGTGGATCATCCCCATTGGTTTTGGCAAGCGTATCATTATGAGCAATATTCTTATGAAAATGCTGATGTTACTTATTTTCCCTCCCACTTTCTCAAGTCTAAGGTAGAAAGTTATGGCTGGAAAACATCCCAGGCGGTTCATTTGCCTTATTTTATTCCGATTGTAAATTTAGCCGCTCAAAAATATGATGTAAGGACGATTCGCGAATCATTGGGCGATGTAGGGGCACTCATAGAATCGCCCCTACAGGATCCCCAAAAAATACCTCTGGTATTTTTCGGTCGTTTAGAGGAAAGAAAAGGACTCTGTACTTTTGTGGAAGCACTCCAGTCCCTTAGCCCCAATATTTCTGAGAAACTGGAGATTATTTTTCTGGGTAAAATCGTTCAATTGGAATCTACGCAGCTTAAAGGCTTGGATAGCCAGCAGTATATTGATGGGGCTTTGAAGGGAAAAATTTCTTATCAGATTTTGCCCAACTTATCGAGTTTAGAGGCAATTGAGTTAGTCAGCCAGCTACCCATGCCCATAGTCTGCCTTTGCAGTCTCCAAGAAAACTTTCCCAATACCGCTTTAGAAATGGGACAGTTAACCGTTAGGTTAGTGGTTTCAGATACAGGAGGATTTCAAGAAACCTTAAACTTAATTTCAAGAACCGATGGTGTGCGCTGGTTTGAGCCAGAAAACGTCACATCCCTGGCTACCTCCATCGGTGAAGTCATCTCAGCACCTCCGGAAATGCCAGTAATTCCTGAACGGGCGTTTTTGGAAACAGTGAATCAAAAGTTACTTAACCAGAGGCTTGAATATATGACCGAAGCATTTATTAAATCAGCTCCCAAAGAACCCAAAAGTCCCCGCGTAACCATAGGCGTGACTTGTTTTTCAGACGATGGAAAAGTTTTGGATTGTCTAGAAAGTCTGGCAGGACAAAGTTATCAAAATATAGAAGTTATTGTTTTGTACAAAAATTCAGCAGGAAAACCCATACCAGAGGCAATCGCTCGCGCTAAGGTACAGTTTTCCAGCTATCAGTTTATCGAGTCCAATGTAAATCAGACTTTGGGAGCGGCTTATAATCGATTGGTAGAACTGGCGACGGGCAAATATTTCTTACAGTTTGCCAGCGATTGCATTGCGCTACCTCTTATGGTAGAAAAATTTGTCACAGCGGCTTGTGAATCCGATTCTGTAGCTGTGGTTTGTCCAGACATGAAGCTGGACCACAATTTTGAAGTGAGCAATTTGAATGATGGCTCTTTACTCAAGTTACTGGAATTTAACTACAATCGCGATTTGTGCGCTCTATTTGCGGTGGAGTTGCTGCGGGAGTTTCGGTATTCTGAGGTGAGGGATTTACTAGGGTTAAATTGGCATATTTTAGGGGCGGCGATCGCCACGGGTAAAGAGATTGCCTACTATCCTTATCCTCTCTACCTCTCTGATTCCCCCGGTGCGCTCAGTATTAACCCAGAAAAATTCCCAAAAGAGCGGTACTATTTGCGTCAATATTTGTCTCAAATCGAGGCTTGTCGGTGGAATCAGCGCCAACTCCATCTCCTCCTCACCTGTGTTGAGCAACTTTGGCAATCAGAAACACAAAAGCAAGGCAAAATCTGGCAAATTCAGCAAGAGAAAAATCGATACCAGGCTCTAGCCTCCCAATCCCAAGCTTGGATGCAAACTGCGCTGCAAACCCAAGACGAACTCGATCGCATACAATCTCAACTGCAAGAGGCGCAAGCTGAAATAGAGCGTGTGAAAGCGCAACTGGAGCAAGTGCAGCAGCAAACCCCTGTCCGATAA
- a CDS encoding tetratricopeptide repeat-containing sulfotransferase family protein, whose protein sequence is MSDFLDRKINHYKKALLIKPDNAEVYSQLAEYYYNRGQLQESATACETALKIEPNLVNASKTLALVLQEQGQVDAAFELYNNLGDLFVKEGNLEEAIPAYRCAIELKPDAYKVYYKLGEIWENREQWEDAIYLYLNCLYLYENLKDAKPLFREAYQKVLLDKNPLYPLQKLICVYRKIIKEKPDFSLAYVGLGDLLTQQGKIEEAIFCYKTASYNKLLSSHPGLAKIDCHPQNQSDPNFLIVGIGKGGTSSLYYYLTQNPRILPALIKEIRFFDENFEKGLDWYLSHFPPIPKTSTFLTGEATPWYFVTGDVEKKIASIFPEIKLILVLRNPLFRSFSHFQMDFKNGREKRSFTEAITSEIEAIRNLADPSQADFNYWQSEKGYLLFSLYVYFLEKWMAVFPREQFLILQSEDFYANPAATLTQVFEFLDVPDYALPEYPNYNPGAYNPIDDNLRQRLADFFRPHNQKLEEYLGMTFNWD, encoded by the coding sequence ATGTCAGACTTCCTCGATCGCAAAATTAATCATTACAAAAAAGCCCTGCTAATTAAGCCAGATAACGCTGAAGTTTACAGCCAGTTAGCAGAATATTATTACAACCGGGGTCAATTGCAGGAGTCAGCCACAGCTTGTGAAACAGCGCTCAAGATTGAACCCAATTTGGTAAATGCCTCAAAAACTTTAGCGCTTGTATTGCAAGAGCAAGGACAAGTTGATGCTGCTTTTGAACTGTACAATAACCTAGGCGATCTCTTTGTCAAAGAAGGAAATCTAGAAGAGGCAATCCCTGCCTACCGTTGTGCCATTGAGCTGAAACCTGACGCCTATAAGGTTTACTATAAGTTGGGGGAAATTTGGGAAAACAGAGAACAGTGGGAGGATGCTATTTATTTGTACCTCAACTGTCTGTATTTGTATGAAAATTTAAAGGATGCAAAACCGCTATTTCGTGAAGCCTATCAAAAAGTTTTGTTGGATAAAAATCCTCTTTATCCCCTCCAAAAATTAATTTGTGTCTACCGGAAGATAATTAAAGAAAAACCGGATTTTTCTCTAGCTTACGTTGGTTTGGGAGACCTGTTGACTCAACAAGGAAAAATAGAAGAGGCGATTTTTTGTTACAAAACTGCTAGTTATAATAAACTCCTCAGTTCTCACCCAGGCTTGGCTAAAATCGATTGCCATCCTCAAAACCAAAGCGACCCCAACTTTTTAATTGTGGGTATTGGAAAAGGAGGGACAAGTTCTCTGTATTATTACCTAACACAGAATCCTAGGATTTTGCCCGCTCTTATAAAAGAAATTCGTTTTTTCGATGAAAATTTTGAGAAGGGATTAGATTGGTATTTATCTCATTTTCCCCCTATCCCCAAAACATCTACTTTTTTGACTGGAGAAGCAACTCCTTGGTATTTTGTTACGGGTGACGTAGAGAAAAAAATAGCTAGTATTTTTCCTGAAATTAAGTTAATTCTGGTTTTAAGAAATCCCCTATTTCGTTCTTTTTCTCATTTTCAAATGGATTTCAAAAATGGAAGAGAAAAAAGGTCTTTTACCGAAGCAATTACCTCTGAAATTGAAGCCATTAGAAATCTTGCCGATCCTTCTCAAGCCGACTTCAATTATTGGCAGTCAGAAAAAGGTTATTTATTATTTAGCTTATATGTTTACTTTTTAGAAAAATGGATGGCTGTATTTCCCAGAGAACAATTTTTAATTTTACAAAGTGAAGATTTTTATGCCAATCCCGCGGCTACCCTAACTCAGGTTTTTGAGTTTTTGGATGTACCAGATTATGCCTTGCCAGAGTATCCGAATTACAATCCTGGGGCTTATAATCCGATCGATGACAATCTGCGGCAGAGGTTAGCCGATTTTTTCCGCCCCCATAATCAGAAGTTAGAGGAATATCTCGGGATGACATTTAACTGGGATTAA
- a CDS encoding tetratricopeptide repeat protein: protein MQNQSESYNDLGNKLYQQGDWLGAQRCYLEAIAQQADNPQSYYNLGVVLNAQGKLEDAQGCYQTAIALKPDYLKAYSNLGCVLVKLNKISEAIAVYHRAIALNPNWATLQNNLGQALQAQGKPGEALSAYAKAITLQPDWVVPYYNAGKIWQVEGQQAEAARYFHRCIELEPHHPSAYSDCGYSLMAAGQLEAAMRCFQTAIALQPAFVESYCAWVERTLTIPNRPGPLDERDRAQISCAAFLKALQLNPDSPEVYSHIAQTYQHWGNVLFQYGGYEKAERYYHQSLQINPKNLTLYGQLSQCLAKQNRFNAAAVVSAIATLMEPRLSPDKIRAELDKRTAEESFDGEGIAVKRPIQPDGFYLNSRDWIEAVKFEGSDYISIHLRRTGPAVSLPNDLRTPSECGGLNCAPCLNRIYRQLSPILMGRDIYHFDSQNGRALAQDSPPQFVVVVPQGRVWIVPQTNSWMVCNAIAVVTPDNYLLADVSRQYPGALPGCQKQDPTEHQIFEVEEVPPLTEIDGTVAVLAGLSGNVYFHWIVDILPRLEILRQAGINWEEIDYFLVNSIHEPFQRETLARLGIPEAKIIESDRYPHISATRLIVPSFPGHLGWLEPWALTFLRQAFLNSVPASDCDRPERIYIRRHNARNRRLINEEEVIEFLAQFGFEPIETESLSFAEQIAVFSQAKIIVAPHGSGLTNLVFCRPGTQAIELVSPHYVRPYYAVICQLLGLSHYALMGEAFACYPIREAMYQNSLTEDIQINVERLHALLKLAGIIESNFSGAVSPTMQATFNSETAAEQLNQQAEVYLAQGKLDEAESVCLKAMQIQPNSAASYKNLGTALQRKGKIKEAQQSYLKALKINPNFAAAYANLGSLYGQQRQWEAAIASYQRAININPKFAGAYRNLAKVWTQLKKPAEAADCWYLAWSLEPEKFSAVECVNLGNALVQQREMTRAIACYRYALELNPNLVGVYHNLEEALKRQGKVEEAAIYGRKAVELGMKSGEFRQDASPRNGQKTGSDAWVEDAEALVHLGEYYYQKGKFSEAIAALEKAVSLQPNLALAYKILGNARLALRELEAAQQCYLKALEIQPDFAEVYGNLGTVLAQQKNWDRAILAYQKALELQPTFAGAYRNLAKVLERVGKAQDAAICRYRALSLEPLEMTAEDCLKLGNSLIIEGKSEEAIACYHRAVELNPQLSPAYHNLGEIFSNQQEWEAAITAYRQAIAVKPENGGSHYGLAKALVKLERWEEAIGAYQQAIQLKVTSAEIYHQLGDALQKLQRWEEAATAYRQAIALNADNSWSHNNLGDALTKLQQWEEAVVAYRRAIALNPEFSWSYYNLGDVLIKLQRWEESVSVYRCAVELNPQLPGIEKKLARAFRERARLDLDVAANWDRQAITANPDEVEAELQFLNIKLHTPGCYLELGKRLVEDNRLDEAISIYKGSIDVLPDDPEIYFQLAKIFAQKKDPERAFAAYRRAVEVDPKHYWSHHHIAEILAEKGQINEAIDSYSRAIETNPSPSFWHYHNLAQVQVRKGELDQAIASYRKAIEVNPDYSWSYRNLGDILATQGKTDEATVCYRRAIKLKPRIF from the coding sequence GTGCAAAACCAATCGGAAAGTTATAACGATTTAGGAAATAAACTTTACCAGCAGGGGGATTGGCTCGGGGCGCAGCGTTGCTATCTTGAGGCGATCGCCCAACAGGCCGATAATCCTCAATCTTACTACAATCTCGGAGTGGTCCTCAATGCCCAAGGGAAATTAGAGGATGCCCAAGGGTGTTATCAAACCGCGATCGCGCTAAAACCCGATTATCTTAAAGCTTATAGCAACCTGGGTTGCGTTCTGGTCAAGTTAAACAAAATCTCCGAAGCGATTGCCGTTTACCATCGTGCGATCGCCCTTAATCCCAATTGGGCCACGTTACAGAACAACCTCGGCCAAGCGTTACAAGCGCAAGGCAAACCCGGTGAAGCATTATCGGCCTACGCCAAGGCGATCACATTGCAGCCGGATTGGGTTGTACCCTATTATAATGCCGGAAAAATTTGGCAGGTTGAAGGTCAACAGGCCGAGGCAGCTCGTTATTTCCACCGCTGTATCGAACTGGAACCCCATCATCCCTCAGCTTATAGCGACTGCGGCTATTCTTTGATGGCAGCAGGTCAGTTAGAGGCCGCCATGAGGTGCTTTCAAACGGCGATCGCCTTGCAACCAGCGTTTGTCGAATCTTACTGCGCTTGGGTGGAACGCACTTTAACCATTCCAAATCGACCCGGACCCCTTGACGAACGCGATCGCGCTCAAATCAGTTGTGCTGCATTTCTCAAAGCACTACAATTGAATCCCGATTCTCCCGAAGTTTATAGCCATATAGCCCAAACTTACCAGCATTGGGGAAATGTTTTATTCCAATATGGGGGATATGAAAAGGCGGAACGCTACTATCACCAATCGTTACAAATCAACCCGAAGAATTTAACCCTTTACGGGCAATTGAGTCAGTGTTTAGCGAAACAAAACCGATTCAATGCAGCGGCAGTCGTCTCTGCGATAGCAACCCTGATGGAACCGCGTTTATCCCCGGATAAGATTAGGGCTGAACTTGATAAGAGAACCGCCGAGGAATCTTTCGATGGGGAGGGAATCGCGGTGAAGCGCCCCATCCAACCGGATGGATTTTATCTCAATAGCCGAGACTGGATTGAGGCGGTAAAATTTGAGGGGAGTGATTATATCTCCATTCACCTAAGAAGGACTGGACCCGCAGTTAGCCTTCCGAACGATCTCAGAACTCCCTCAGAATGTGGCGGATTGAACTGTGCGCCTTGTCTGAATCGCATTTATCGGCAGTTATCTCCGATTCTTATGGGACGTGATATCTATCATTTTGACAGCCAAAATGGCAGGGCGCTCGCTCAGGATTCACCGCCTCAATTTGTGGTGGTGGTGCCCCAGGGACGGGTGTGGATTGTACCGCAAACGAATTCCTGGATGGTGTGCAATGCGATCGCTGTCGTGACTCCGGATAACTATCTACTCGCTGACGTTTCTCGCCAGTATCCCGGTGCTTTACCCGGTTGTCAGAAACAGGATCCAACGGAACATCAGATTTTTGAGGTAGAAGAGGTTCCTCCCTTAACTGAAATTGACGGGACGGTAGCGGTGTTAGCGGGACTTTCTGGAAACGTCTATTTTCATTGGATTGTGGATATCCTGCCTCGCCTAGAAATATTACGGCAAGCTGGGATAAATTGGGAAGAAATCGATTATTTTTTAGTCAATAGTATCCATGAACCGTTTCAGCGAGAAACCCTGGCACGGTTGGGGATTCCTGAAGCGAAGATTATCGAAAGCGATCGCTATCCCCACATCAGCGCCACCCGACTAATTGTTCCTTCGTTTCCCGGACATTTGGGGTGGTTAGAACCTTGGGCCCTAACTTTTCTGAGGCAGGCATTCCTCAACTCGGTTCCCGCATCGGATTGCGATCGCCCCGAACGAATTTATATCCGTCGCCACAATGCCCGCAATCGGCGGTTAATCAATGAAGAAGAAGTTATCGAGTTTTTAGCTCAGTTTGGCTTTGAACCCATTGAAACCGAATCGTTATCTTTTGCCGAACAGATTGCGGTATTTTCTCAGGCTAAAATAATAGTCGCTCCTCATGGCAGTGGATTAACAAATTTAGTGTTTTGCCGTCCAGGAACTCAGGCGATTGAACTGGTTTCCCCCCACTATGTTAGACCTTATTATGCCGTTATTTGTCAACTCCTGGGATTGTCCCATTATGCGTTAATGGGGGAGGCGTTTGCCTGCTATCCCATCCGAGAAGCCATGTACCAAAACTCCCTAACTGAAGATATTCAAATCAATGTAGAGCGATTGCACGCACTGCTCAAACTTGCTGGTATAATAGAATCGAATTTCTCTGGAGCGGTATCCCCCACTATGCAAGCCACTTTCAACTCGGAAACGGCGGCAGAACAGTTGAATCAACAAGCCGAAGTGTATTTAGCCCAAGGAAAGTTAGATGAGGCTGAATCGGTCTGTTTGAAAGCTATGCAGATTCAGCCTAATTCAGCCGCCAGCTACAAAAATTTAGGGACCGCCCTTCAGAGGAAAGGAAAGATAAAAGAGGCGCAACAGAGTTATTTAAAAGCCCTCAAAATTAACCCAAATTTTGCCGCAGCTTATGCAAATTTGGGCAGTCTTTACGGGCAGCAACGCCAGTGGGAGGCGGCAATTGCTAGTTATCAGCGAGCGATTAATATAAATCCGAAGTTTGCGGGAGCGTATCGGAATTTAGCCAAGGTTTGGACGCAGTTAAAAAAACCAGCAGAAGCGGCAGATTGTTGGTATTTGGCTTGGAGTTTAGAGCCGGAGAAGTTCTCGGCAGTTGAATGCGTGAATCTGGGGAATGCACTGGTGCAACAGCGGGAGATGACCCGCGCCATTGCCTGTTACCGATATGCGCTTGAGTTAAACCCGAATTTAGTCGGGGTTTATCACAATTTAGAAGAAGCATTGAAGCGACAGGGTAAAGTAGAGGAAGCGGCAATTTATGGGAGAAAAGCGGTCGAGTTAGGAATGAAAAGCGGGGAATTTCGGCAGGATGCCAGCCCGAGAAATGGGCAGAAAACGGGAAGTGATGCCTGGGTTGAAGATGCTGAGGCATTGGTGCATTTAGGGGAATATTATTATCAGAAGGGGAAATTCTCAGAGGCGATCGCAGCGCTTGAGAAGGCGGTATCTCTACAGCCGAATCTAGCACTGGCTTATAAAATATTGGGAAATGCGAGACTAGCGCTCAGAGAGTTAGAAGCTGCACAGCAGTGCTATCTAAAAGCGCTAGAAATTCAGCCGGATTTTGCGGAAGTCTATGGCAATCTGGGGACTGTACTGGCGCAACAGAAAAATTGGGATCGGGCAATTTTAGCCTATCAGAAGGCGCTAGAACTGCAACCCACTTTTGCCGGTGCTTATCGGAATTTGGCGAAGGTGTTAGAACGAGTTGGGAAAGCGCAAGATGCGGCAATTTGTCGATATCGGGCATTGAGTTTAGAACCCCTGGAGATGACGGCAGAGGACTGTTTGAAGTTGGGGAATAGTCTGATTATTGAAGGGAAGTCAGAAGAGGCAATCGCCTGTTATCACCGGGCAGTGGAGTTAAATCCGCAGCTATCCCCCGCTTATCATAATCTGGGGGAAATTTTCAGTAATCAACAGGAGTGGGAAGCGGCGATCACGGCATACCGACAGGCGATCGCAGTGAAACCGGAGAATGGGGGATCGCATTATGGATTGGCGAAGGCGTTGGTAAAATTGGAACGCTGGGAGGAGGCGATCGGCGCTTATCAGCAAGCAATTCAGTTGAAGGTAACTTCGGCAGAAATCTATCATCAACTTGGGGATGCACTCCAAAAGCTGCAACGCTGGGAGGAAGCGGCGACTGCTTATCGGCAGGCGATCGCGTTAAATGCCGATAATTCTTGGTCCCATAATAATTTAGGGGATGCGCTGACGAAACTGCAACAATGGGAGGAAGCAGTTGTCGCATATCGTCGGGCGATCGCCTTAAATCCTGAGTTCTCCTGGTCTTATTACAATTTAGGGGATGTACTGATAAAATTGCAACGGTGGGAAGAATCTGTCAGTGTGTATCGTTGCGCGGTAGAACTTAACCCCCAACTACCAGGAATTGAAAAGAAATTAGCACGTGCCTTCCGAGAACGAGCCAGATTAGATTTAGATGTAGCCGCTAACTGGGATCGCCAGGCGATTACAGCCAATCCGGATGAAGTAGAGGCCGAGCTTCAGTTCCTAAACATTAAACTGCATACTCCAGGGTGCTACTTAGAATTGGGTAAGAGGTTGGTGGAAGACAATCGCTTAGATGAGGCAATTTCAATTTATAAAGGGTCTATAGACGTACTTCCCGATGACCCAGAAATCTACTTTCAATTAGCTAAAATTTTCGCTCAGAAAAAAGACCCGGAAAGAGCGTTTGCTGCCTACCGCCGCGCTGTTGAGGTTGATCCCAAGCATTATTGGTCTCATCACCATATCGCCGAAATTTTAGCAGAAAAAGGTCAGATCAACGAAGCGATTGACAGCTACTCTCGTGCCATTGAAACCAATCCTTCTCCTTCATTTTGGCATTATCATAACTTAGCTCAAGTTCAAGTCCGTAAAGGGGAACTAGACCAAGCCATTGCCTCCTACCGCAAGGCAATTGAGGTAAACCCAGACTACTCTTGGTCTTACAGAAATTTGGGCGATATTCTAGCCACGCAAGGTAAAACTGACGAAGCCACAGTCTGTTATCGCCGTGCCATTAAACTTAAACCAAGAATTTTCTAA
- a CDS encoding calcium-binding protein produces the protein MSEVTTPIIVPAGDIQPLVPFTPPGSGGMDIQDVDAGTPGDGTGGSSPLPSPGTVPANGNSENFPRLSSEEIAQLQARFGAAAVFQGRATSEFLPGTANNDLFIGSEGNDLIGGLAGNDTVFAGEGNDNISGGNDNNLLHGNQGQDTIRGDAGDDTAYGGQGEDWIEGGLGEDLLFGDKGNDTVSGQEGNDTVSGGEGKDSLSGGKDNDLIFGNQGDDTIDGGPGDDTIDGGQGDDSINGGRGNDILVGGRGNDILTGGEGADTFRFEYFPQAGETAVPVANAENGNIFGLDTITDFTPVEDKIQLDSRVFAQLQPGTLSQANFAATSAFNANAEGASEAKIIYDQTSGLVYYNPSSNPGDEVPLVKIDPNLDLNPDNFEIF, from the coding sequence ATGTCAGAAGTCACAACTCCAATAATCGTTCCAGCAGGCGATATTCAGCCATTGGTTCCATTCACTCCGCCTGGGTCTGGCGGAATGGATATTCAAGATGTGGATGCAGGTACCCCAGGCGATGGCACGGGAGGGTCTTCTCCACTACCCTCGCCAGGGACTGTCCCGGCTAACGGGAACTCTGAGAATTTCCCCAGACTTAGCAGCGAAGAGATCGCGCAACTGCAAGCTCGCTTTGGTGCTGCCGCCGTATTTCAAGGTCGGGCAACATCTGAGTTTTTACCGGGCACCGCTAATAATGACCTATTCATCGGCAGCGAAGGCAATGATTTGATTGGTGGCCTGGCTGGCAATGACACCGTATTCGCCGGGGAAGGTAATGATAATATTAGTGGTGGGAACGATAACAACCTGCTCCACGGCAACCAAGGACAAGATACGATTCGGGGTGACGCAGGAGACGACACTGCTTATGGCGGTCAAGGCGAAGATTGGATTGAAGGAGGTTTGGGTGAAGACTTGCTCTTTGGAGATAAAGGCAATGACACCGTATCCGGCCAAGAAGGCAATGACACCGTATCCGGCGGCGAGGGCAAAGATTCCTTATCCGGCGGCAAAGATAACGATCTGATCTTCGGCAACCAAGGGGACGATACCATAGATGGTGGCCCGGGGGACGATACCATAGATGGTGGTCAAGGTGATGACTCTATCAATGGTGGTCGTGGCAACGATATCTTAGTAGGTGGTCGCGGCAATGATATTTTAACAGGTGGCGAAGGGGCTGATACGTTCCGCTTCGAGTATTTCCCACAAGCGGGCGAAACTGCCGTGCCGGTTGCTAATGCCGAAAATGGCAATATCTTTGGTCTGGATACCATTACGGATTTTACCCCGGTGGAAGATAAAATTCAGTTGGATAGTCGAGTCTTTGCTCAGTTACAACCGGGTACTTTATCTCAAGCCAATTTTGCGGCGACGAGTGCGTTCAATGCCAATGCCGAAGGGGCGAGTGAAGCCAAAATTATTTACGACCAAACTAGCGGGTTGGTGTACTACAATCCCAGCAGCAATCCGGGGGATGAAGTCCCATTGGTAAAAATCGATCCGAATCTAGATCTCAATCCAGATAATTTTGAGATTTTCTAA